The region GAAAGGTGGAGACGGTTGCGCGATAACAATTCCGGCTGGGAGATGAATCGCAGAAAATTTGTGAAGTTTGCGGCACAGGCGACCGCGGCTGCGGCGCTGCCGGTCGTTGCAAGGGCTGAAACGGCGACGAAGTACAAACCATTCACGCTCGGCCTGCTGATCAAACCGTTTCCCAATCCTGAAGAGAAGATCGCGCTGGTGCGCCGGCTCGGCCTCTCCACGTGCTTCCTCTCCGTGGACGACTACATCGGCAAGTTCACGCCGGATTTGGTGCGCAGGATGCGCGACTCCCTCGACAAGCACCAGGTCATTGCGACGACCGCTGAGGTGGTGCGCCCGGAGCCGCTGAAATGGAACTTCCTCGATGGCCCCTCGACGATCGGCATCGTTCCGCCGAAGTATCGCGCTGCACGCATCGACGCGCTCAAGCAGACCTCGGACTTTGCAAAGCAGCTCGGAATCGACAAGATTCAGACGCACTGCGGCTTTATGCCGGAGAATCCGCGAGACCCGCTCTATCCGGAAACCGTTGCGGCGATTAAAGAGCTGACACTGCACTGCGCCGGGAACGGACAGAGCTTCCTTATGGAGACCGGCCAGGAGACCCCTACGACCATGTTGCGGGTGATTAAGGACGTCAATCATCCTGCTCTGGGTGTGGGCCTCGATACGGCCAACCTGATTCTGTACGGCAAGGCAAACCCTGTCGATGCGATCAAGATCCTTGGGCCGTACATCCGCGCCATGCATGCGAAGGATGGCAAGTGGCCCACGAATCCCATGGAACTGGGCCAGGAGGTCGTGATCGGGAAGGGTGAGGTCGACTTCGCCGCAGTCTTCAGCGGTCTGAAAGCTGTGGGCTATCAGGGTGCCGTCACCATCGAGCGCGAGACCTCAGGACCGCAGCAGATTGAGGATGTCCGCGAGGAGAAGATGTACCTCGAACGGATTCTCGCCCAACAAAAGATCTCGTAGACAAAAGCCATATAAAAAGGAAATCGCGAATGGATCGACGGAAGTTTGTGCAGGGAGCTGCTACCGCATACGGATTGATGATCGTAAAACCGGAGACTGCATTCGGATATGCGGCCAATTCGCGGGTTCGCTGGGGATTGCTGGGATGCGGCCGGAGAGGAACCTCTGTCGCAACCTCGTTTGCGAAGAATGCGGGCGTGGAGATCGTCGCGCTGGCCGACATCTTCCCGGACCAGCTCGCAACCGCGAAGACGCACTTCGATGCTGTGAATGCATCGCTCAATCTTCCGTCCATCGACAAACAGCGCATGTTTCGCGGGCACGAGGCTTCCCACGCCATCGCAGCCTGCAAGGACGTCGATGCCGTGCAGATCTCGACGCCACCGTTCTTTCATATCGAGCACCTCGATACCGTTACGGCCGCAGGCAAGCATGCGTATTGCGAGAAGCCGACGGGAGTCGATGTTCCGCAGACCCGTCGCGCTCTTGATATCGCCCGCCGCGAGAACGGCAAGGTAAGCATGGCTGTCGGATTCCAGATTCGCTCCGCACCGCCGTTCGTGGAGCTTACGCGACGGATTCATTCCGGTCAGATAGGAGATATCGCGCAGATCGCAGCGTTCTACAACGCTCCCCCTGCGGTCATGGTCGACAAGGGAGCGCCTTCGTCCGATGAGTATCGCCTTCGCAACTGGCTGCTGTACCGGAACCTCTCGGGCGACATTCTGCTGGAGCAGAACATTCACGTCATCGATGTCTGCAACTGGGTGATGAAGACGCATCCGGTGTCCGCGTTTGCGAAGAGCAGCCGCAAGGTCGTCAAGAACCCGGGCAATACGTCCGACAACTACGAGGTGATCTTCACCTATCCGGACGGTGTGGAGCTGAGCTTCTCATCGACGCAGTTCAACAAGAACAACTTCTTCGATGTTTCCGAACGCTTCTTCGGTTCCGAAGGACTTGCCGATGCCCCTTACAGCGGAGCCCTCCAGATACGCGGCACGCAGCCGTGGGTGTGGAGCTCCGGCAACGGCGTCAGCACAGGGCAGTTTGCTGCGAACGGATCGTTCAGCGACAATCTGGCGGAAGCCGACTCCATGAAGGACCAGGACTTCGTACAGAGCATCGTATCGGGCAAGCTGCAGAATCAGATCGCAGCAGGAGTCGACACTGCCCGCAGCTGCATGATGGCACGTAAATCCGCAGAGACGGGGCGCAGCGTCACGTGGCAGGAGATCGAGGCCGACACGGAGGCCTATTCGCTCGGAATGGATCTGAAGCAGTTCACTTAGTGATCTTCTGATCCGTCATTCTTCGCATTGCTCAGAATGACGAGGTATCAGCGACGACACCGGAGCGAGAGCAGCTCTGTGGCTATTCCTTCATGTTTACGCCGAGAGCCTTCATCTTGCGATAGAGATGGCTGCGTTCCAGCCCAAGGCCTTCGGCTGCGCGACTGACGTTGCCGTGGACTTCGTCCAGCTTTTTGAGGATGAACTCGCGCTCGTACGCTTCGCGCGCTTCAACGAGGGTTGAGAACTCGTCAGTCTTCGTGTTGATCCTGCCGGACTCCGTCAACTTGGGGCCACGATAGACCAGCATCGGCAGATGCTTCTTTTCGATGCGATGCACCTTGGGATTGAGGATGAGGACTCGCTCGACAAGGTTGCGAAGCTCCCGAACGTTGCCGGGCCAGTGATATTGGCGCAGAGCATTCAGCGCCTCTTCGGTCATCTCCAGCCGGGGGCGGCCATAGCGCGGCCCGAACTCGTCGAGGAACTCCTTCACAAGCAGCGGGATGTCTTCTTTGCGATCGCGCAAAGGAGGCACGTAGAACGGAATAACATTCAGGCGATAGAAGAGGTCCTCACGGAAGTTGCCGCGGGCGATCTCTTCTTCAAGGTCCTTGTTGGTGGCAGCGATCACACGCACATCGACGTGAACCGGGTGAGATGCGCCCACGGGAAGGAATCGCTGCTCATCGAGAGCGCGAAGCACCTTGGCCTGCGTCTTGAGGCTCATGTCGCCGACCTCGTCGAGAAACAGCGTGCCGCCGTCGGCGCGCTCGAAGGTGCCGCGTTTCTCCGGAGGCCCGCCGGGCACGGCGCCGTGACGGTAGCCGAAGAGTTCGCTCTCGATATAGTCCTCGGGGATGGCGGCGCAGTTGAGTTCGATGAAGGGACGATCCTTACGCAAGCTGGCTGCGTGCATGGCTCTTCCGATCAGCTCTTTTCCGGTGCCGCTCTCGCCGAAGATCAACACGCGTCCGTTGGTCGGGGCCATCAATTGAATCTGCTGCCGCAGGGCCTTCATGGCGACGCTCTGTCCGGTCACGTTGCCCTTTGCAGAGAGTTGCCGCGCAAACTCGGCGTTGTCAGCGCGCATCTGGCGGGCACGCATGGCGTTGCCGATCACAATCAGCGTGCGCTCGAGCGACAGAGGCTTTTCAAGGAAGTCGTAGGCGCCAAGCTTGGTGGCCCGCACGGCGGCTTCGATGGTTCCATGTCCGCTGACAATGACGACCTCGGGAACACCGGGGCTTTCCATCCTGCGAATCTCGCCCAGCGTCTCCAGGCCGTCACGGTCCGGCAGCCAGATGTCGAGCAGGACGACGTCGTAGTCGGCATCGCGAATCAGCTCCAGCGCCTCACTCGCGGTCGCGCAAGTAGTCACCAGGTATCCTTCCTCGCGAAGAATACCTTCGAGCGATTCGCGAATCTCTGCCTCGTCATCGACGATCAGTACATGGTTCACGCCGTAACACCTCCATCTCCGCTTACCACGGCTGCCGTCTCCGATTCGCCATCCTGGCCGATGGCAGGGCGCAGCTCAATGATGAACTTCGCTCCTGCGGGAACATTCTTTTCGGCCCGGATGGTCCCCTGATGCTCCTGAACGATCTTTGCCGCGATCGCAAGGCCGAGGCCGGTGCCCCGCTCCTTGGTGGAGAAATATGGGAGAAACAGCCTTTCGCGCATCTCGTCGGTCAGCCCTGAGCCTGTATCGGCGACAGTCAGCTCGACCATGCCGTTTTCGAGCAGACCGGTCGAAATCCGCAGCTCGCGCAGCAGGCTGGACTGCATCGCCTCGGCGGCGTTATCGATCAGGTTGCCGAGCGCACGCTTGAGGGCCTCGGGATCTGCCATCACCAGCGGAAGTCCCCTCGCCATCCGCTGAATCACTGTAATCGTCTGCATCCGTCCGGCAAACATCGCCAGCGAGTTTTCGACGATGGTGTTGAGGTCGGCAGGGCGGGGTTTGGCGGTTGGAAACTCCGCCAGCGCAGAGAACTGATCAACGAGCGACCGCATACTTTCAACCGAGCCGGAGATGACCTCGCTGCAGCGGCGAATGACCTGCGGCGACGGCGATTCAATCTGGTGGAAGCGCAGCGTCTCTGAGAGGCGATCGATGTGACGTCGAATTTGTTCTGCGCTCAGGCCGATGGGAGTCAGCGGATTCTTGATCTCGTGGGCGACGCGACGCGCAACCTCTTTCCATGCCGATTGCTTCTGCGCATGCAGCAGTTCGGTCGCATCTTCAATCACCAGTACGTAGCCGCGATGTTCGCGCCTTGGCCGTTCCTTGATGGCGGCCGTCTCCAGTAGAGCCACGGTAATCAGAAGATTGAGGGTGCCGCTCAATCCCTCCGAGTGAGGCGCCGCCAGCTCGATCTCGCTTGACGCCGTGCCCATGCGGTGACTGCGGCGAATCAGCCGATCAAGAAGTTCGACCAGATCAGCGGGAAATACCTCTTTGATAGCCAGGCCGAGAAACGGCCTCTGTCCTCCCGGATCGATCAGTTCACTGAGAGCACGATTTGTCAGCAGTATCCTGCGATCGGAGTCGAGCATTGCGACCCCGTTGGGGATCGTCTCGAGCATGGTTTCCAGTTCGCCGCGACGGGCCTCCAGCGCTGCATTGGCCGCGCTCAACTGCACGGTAGATTCCTCTACCGCCCGGCGGCTACCTTCAAGATCGGCGGCCATGAGATTGAAGCTGCGAACCAGTTCGCCAAGCTCCTGCGTGGCGCTCTCCTGGACGCGGCGAGCGTAATCGCCGGCAGCGATGGCGGCCATCGCATCGGCCAGGGCCTCTACCGGTTTGGTGACCTGTTTTGAAAGATGCAGCGCGAGCCAGCTGGAGGAGAACAGCGCGAGGCACGTCATCATCAGCAGCAGGAGCATGTAAAGATTGCGAAGCTGGCGCCGGCTGCGGAAGAGCGTCCAGTAAGTATCGGCCGCTGAACGAAGCGTCGACATTGTGTCCGCAAGACCATGGGGCATGGGCAGCCCAACCACGACCATCACGCTATCCCGCGCCGTCGCCGTGCCGAGGGCATAATCTGTATCGCCCACGCTGAAGACGGGCGTGTCGCTGCGCCGCGCAGTGGCGAAGATAGCTCCGTTTCGCGAGATGCCTCCGTTGGAGGAGACAATTTCGCCGCCTTTCTTCTGGCTATTATCCGAAGCGGACTCAGGCGCCCAGGGTTTTACCCGCACGACGGCACTGCCTTCCGGGACTTGGAAAGATGCGATCAGCTGCTGATCGCGATAGACAGCGACAAATCCGCTCTGCAGCGTAATCTCATGGCGGCGCAGCACGCCCTGCACCTCAGCGCTGTAGGCCGCTAGTGGCGCGGCGGTCACATCAGGAAGCGTGGTTGCGATCGATTCGGCCTCTGCACGCGCATTGGCTGTGGTGTACCGGGCCAGTTCGAAGGCCATGTTCGTGCTGGCGTCACGCATCTCCGTCACTGGCTGCGAAAACCAGCGCTCAACGGCGCGATTCAACAGCAGATAACTGAAGGCGAACATGAAGGAGATGGGCAGCAGGCTGACGAGGACTGCCCCCCATAGCATGCGGGTGCGCAGCCTGGTTCCCATCACATTGCTGCGCTGATCCGCATATAACTTCAACACGTTACGGACCAGCATGATCAACACTGCGACAAACAGCAGGAAGGCGACGATGGACAGTCCCGTGTAGATGAAGATCTGTCCGGTCGTCTCCGGATCGAGGAAGCGCTTGTTGAACGCATTGAGAGCTGCCAGGGCCGCAAACAGCACAAGCAGGCAGGTTCCCAGCGCGATGCTCAGTACCTTCCGCCTGCTATCGTTCATCGAAGACCTCCGCGGGGCAAACTACAGCAGCTCTGCCACGCTCTTCCAGTCGCGCTTCTGGGCGGCGGCTACAGCCTCATAGGTCAGCACGCCACCATAGGTGTTGACTCCCTCTGCGATTCCCTTGTCCTCACGGATGGCCTCACGGGCTCCGAGCTTCGCCAGCTTCATGACATAGGGGAAGGTGGCGTTGGTAAGGGCAAGCGTCGAGGTATTCGGAACCGCAGCAGGCATATTGGTCACGCAATAATGCACGACGCCATTTATCTCGAAGGAAGGATCGCTGTGCGTGGTCGGATGCGCCGTCTCGATGCAGCCTCCCTGGTCGATGGCCACGTCAACGATGACTGCGCCCTTCTTCATCTTTTCGACCATTGCTCGGGTTACGATCTTTGGAGCAGCCGCACCTGGAATGAGTACGCCGCCGATCAGCAGGTCAGCCTCACTCGCCGCGCGAGCGATATTGTAGCTATTCGACGCCACGGTAAAGACGCGCCCGTTGAAGATGTCGTCCAGCTCGCGCAGGCGGTTCAGGTTCAGGTCGATCAGGGTGACCCTGGCACCCATTCCGAGAGCGATCTTTGCAGCGTTGGTGCCCACAATGCCACCACCGATGATGCAGACCGATGCCGGAGGAACGCCCGGAACACCGCCCAGCAGCAAGCCGCGCCCGCCGTGTTCTTTCGTAAGGTATTCGGCGCCAACCTGGACGCTCAACCTGCCTGCGACCTCGCTCATGGGGGTCAGCAGCGGCAGTGCCCCGGCGCGGTCACGCACGGTCTCGTAGGCGATCCCTGTAACCTTCTTTTCAAGCAGAGCATCTGTCAGTTGTTTCAGTGGAGCGAGGTGCAGGTAGGTAAAGAGGACGAGTCCCTCGCGAAAGTGGCGATACTCGGTTTCAATGGGCTCTTTCACCTTGACCACCATGTCGGCCAACCGCCAGACATCATAGGCCGAGCCCACGATCTCAGCTCCGGCATCCTGATACTCGTCGTCGGGCATTGCCGAGAGAGCACCGGCGGTATGCTCGACCAGCACCTTATGGCCTGCCTCAACCAGAGCCTTTACACCCGCAGGAGTGATACCGACCCGGCTTTCGTGATCCTTTACTTCCTTCGGGACCCCAATG is a window of Edaphobacter sp. 12200R-103 DNA encoding:
- a CDS encoding sigma-54 dependent transcriptional regulator, producing MNHVLIVDDEAEIRESLEGILREEGYLVTTCATASEALELIRDADYDVVLLDIWLPDRDGLETLGEIRRMESPGVPEVVIVSGHGTIEAAVRATKLGAYDFLEKPLSLERTLIVIGNAMRARQMRADNAEFARQLSAKGNVTGQSVAMKALRQQIQLMAPTNGRVLIFGESGTGKELIGRAMHAASLRKDRPFIELNCAAIPEDYIESELFGYRHGAVPGGPPEKRGTFERADGGTLFLDEVGDMSLKTQAKVLRALDEQRFLPVGASHPVHVDVRVIAATNKDLEEEIARGNFREDLFYRLNVIPFYVPPLRDRKEDIPLLVKEFLDEFGPRYGRPRLEMTEEALNALRQYHWPGNVRELRNLVERVLILNPKVHRIEKKHLPMLVYRGPKLTESGRINTKTDEFSTLVEAREAYEREFILKKLDEVHGNVSRAAEGLGLERSHLYRKMKALGVNMKE
- the ald gene encoding alanine dehydrogenase, which produces MIIGVPKEVKDHESRVGITPAGVKALVEAGHKVLVEHTAGALSAMPDDEYQDAGAEIVGSAYDVWRLADMVVKVKEPIETEYRHFREGLVLFTYLHLAPLKQLTDALLEKKVTGIAYETVRDRAGALPLLTPMSEVAGRLSVQVGAEYLTKEHGGRGLLLGGVPGVPPASVCIIGGGIVGTNAAKIALGMGARVTLIDLNLNRLRELDDIFNGRVFTVASNSYNIARAASEADLLIGGVLIPGAAAPKIVTRAMVEKMKKGAVIVDVAIDQGGCIETAHPTTHSDPSFEINGVVHYCVTNMPAAVPNTSTLALTNATFPYVMKLAKLGAREAIREDKGIAEGVNTYGGVLTYEAVAAAQKRDWKSVAELL
- a CDS encoding sugar phosphate isomerase/epimerase; this translates as MNRRKFVKFAAQATAAAALPVVARAETATKYKPFTLGLLIKPFPNPEEKIALVRRLGLSTCFLSVDDYIGKFTPDLVRRMRDSLDKHQVIATTAEVVRPEPLKWNFLDGPSTIGIVPPKYRAARIDALKQTSDFAKQLGIDKIQTHCGFMPENPRDPLYPETVAAIKELTLHCAGNGQSFLMETGQETPTTMLRVIKDVNHPALGVGLDTANLILYGKANPVDAIKILGPYIRAMHAKDGKWPTNPMELGQEVVIGKGEVDFAAVFSGLKAVGYQGAVTIERETSGPQQIEDVREEKMYLERILAQQKIS
- a CDS encoding PAS domain-containing sensor histidine kinase; translation: MNDSRRKVLSIALGTCLLVLFAALAALNAFNKRFLDPETTGQIFIYTGLSIVAFLLFVAVLIMLVRNVLKLYADQRSNVMGTRLRTRMLWGAVLVSLLPISFMFAFSYLLLNRAVERWFSQPVTEMRDASTNMAFELARYTTANARAEAESIATTLPDVTAAPLAAYSAEVQGVLRRHEITLQSGFVAVYRDQQLIASFQVPEGSAVVRVKPWAPESASDNSQKKGGEIVSSNGGISRNGAIFATARRSDTPVFSVGDTDYALGTATARDSVMVVVGLPMPHGLADTMSTLRSAADTYWTLFRSRRQLRNLYMLLLLMMTCLALFSSSWLALHLSKQVTKPVEALADAMAAIAAGDYARRVQESATQELGELVRSFNLMAADLEGSRRAVEESTVQLSAANAALEARRGELETMLETIPNGVAMLDSDRRILLTNRALSELIDPGGQRPFLGLAIKEVFPADLVELLDRLIRRSHRMGTASSEIELAAPHSEGLSGTLNLLITVALLETAAIKERPRREHRGYVLVIEDATELLHAQKQSAWKEVARRVAHEIKNPLTPIGLSAEQIRRHIDRLSETLRFHQIESPSPQVIRRCSEVISGSVESMRSLVDQFSALAEFPTAKPRPADLNTIVENSLAMFAGRMQTITVIQRMARGLPLVMADPEALKRALGNLIDNAAEAMQSSLLRELRISTGLLENGMVELTVADTGSGLTDEMRERLFLPYFSTKERGTGLGLAIAAKIVQEHQGTIRAEKNVPAGAKFIIELRPAIGQDGESETAAVVSGDGGVTA
- a CDS encoding Gfo/Idh/MocA family protein is translated as MDRRKFVQGAATAYGLMIVKPETAFGYAANSRVRWGLLGCGRRGTSVATSFAKNAGVEIVALADIFPDQLATAKTHFDAVNASLNLPSIDKQRMFRGHEASHAIAACKDVDAVQISTPPFFHIEHLDTVTAAGKHAYCEKPTGVDVPQTRRALDIARRENGKVSMAVGFQIRSAPPFVELTRRIHSGQIGDIAQIAAFYNAPPAVMVDKGAPSSDEYRLRNWLLYRNLSGDILLEQNIHVIDVCNWVMKTHPVSAFAKSSRKVVKNPGNTSDNYEVIFTYPDGVELSFSSTQFNKNNFFDVSERFFGSEGLADAPYSGALQIRGTQPWVWSSGNGVSTGQFAANGSFSDNLAEADSMKDQDFVQSIVSGKLQNQIAAGVDTARSCMMARKSAETGRSVTWQEIEADTEAYSLGMDLKQFT